In the Clostridium sp. 'White wine YQ' genome, CAGCAACAATTACACCTGACTGGTCATCAACTAGCATTGCAGCCTTTTCATTTTTAGGTACAAGAGTTGCAAGTCCAGTTCCTAGAATGATTGTGTTAGCATTCTTTACATGAAGTGGTTCTGTTAATTCATATATACCAGGTGTAAAGAATAGGTTCTTTCCTGAATCTAATGCAGCATTTAGTGTTTCAGCTGTATCTACACCTTCTTTAGCAATATAGAACTTACTAATATCCAATGATTGGCCACTTCCCATATTGTCTTTTGACCAAGAAATTCCTGAACTATCTTTTTTAAGATCAGGTACAAATACCTTGTATTCTCCGTCATCACCTAAATATAGGAATGGTTTTTCTCTAACGATTGGGGTCTTATCAATTGTTGTATATGGATTCCCCGGATTCTTGTCCCAGTTACTCTTTGGAGCATTAGTATCTCCTTGGAATACTCCGTTCCAGTTTACTCCATACCATCCTCCAGTTAAATCACTATTTCTAGAGTACCATTGTTGTTGAGTGTATGAACCAACATTCTTTGAAAATGCACTATCTGCAACAAAGCCGCCACTTGCCCATCCATAATTCCAGTCAAATTGAGTAGTACGTTCAACATTCATTCTTCTAAGAGGTGCAGCTTGTGAAACTGCCCAAGGCATTTTGTCATCAGGGTTAACCTCTGCAGATACTGTAAAGTTTTCAGCAGTACGCCAGAATGTTTGTGTCGCATTATTATTTGGTAAGCATGCTGGAGTAGATAGATTTTGAATTTTTGTATCTAATGGTGTTTTTCCTAGTCCAGCTATTTGAGTGTAGAAACCAATATTTAATAATCCTGCATCATTATAGTTTCCTGGCTTAAAATATAAACCATAACGATTAGGAATGAATTGGCCTTGGAATGTTGTATTATCATGAATTGCATTTACTTCTTGTCCTATTGCATTCATATTATCATATTTAGCGTTATAGAAAATCATGTTATTTCCAAACATCTTAGTTTCTAATGAAGTGATATTTGAATAATCACTTGTACCATATTCATTAACTGAAGTTATCTTATAATAGTTTTCATACTTAGAAGCATTTGGATTTGTATCTATATAGCTTGCTTCTGTAGTTTCATCTATTTTTTCAAAGTTACCAAACTTTCCACCTGCACGATAAATTTCAAATTTGCTTACACTTGGATCAGCATTCCAAGTTAACTTGATATTATTACCGTCTTTAGCAATATCAAGACCTGAAGGTGGTGTGCTTGGACGACTTCCAGCAAGTGTAGTTACTGAGAATTCTGAGCTTTGTGCATAAGGACTTTGTCCATTAACTGTACGAACTACATAATAGTATTTAGTGTTAAATTGAAGTCCTGTATCTGTATAAGTTGTTTGTGCAGTTTCGTTACCTACTTTTGTGTATGGACCTCCTTGAGCTTCTGATCTCCAAATTTCATATCCACTAAAAATAGTGCCTTCTAATGCACTCCATGAAAGTGTTACAGAATTACCTTCTATCTTTGACATAGTAATCTTGCTTACTTTTTTAGGGGTTGATGTTGTGTGAATAATGAATTTTTCGTTATCTGTAGGCGCACTAGTTAAAGTTCCTGGAGCCATCTTCCCGTCACTAACTGTGATATATTTCCATCCTTCTGTTTGTTTAAAAGCAACAGTACCGTCCCCTTGAGGTACAACTTGAACGGATTCCCATCCCCCAATTTGCATATCTCCTACTTGTCTAACAAAATTATTGCTTCCAGTCCATAATGTGTTTTTATTAGATTTGAAGTTAACAGTAGCATTGTTCTGGAAAGAACCATATCCTAATTTAAATATAGCGTTCTCTGGAACATTTGCTCTATCACTAGGCATTGGAGTTTTTACATCAATAGGGTTGCCTGCGACCCCATCCACTGTTACGATATTGTGTGTAGCTACATGCTCGATATAAATATCTGTAGCTACTTGATCTTCTTCTGGTGGACATGTTGGTTCTACTATGAAGAATTTTTCTGCGTCAGTAACTGCTTCAGAATCAGTAGTCACTAATTTTCCTTCATCATTTACAGAAACAAACTTATGGAAGTTACCATCTTTCATCGTAAAACTTCCATCTGATAATTGTTCTAGTGTAAATGATTCCCATCCATCAACTGTAGTTTTCTTTGGATTGCTATTAGTTATAGCATTTAGTCCATTTACAGTCTCTGACTTAAGCATATTCCATTGGTTACCCACCGATGAAAAGCTTACTAAGTTTGAATTAGTATTAGATTTTAACATTTTGAATAGAGCTTTAGCAGCTAGGTTATTACCATTCTTATCTTGGATATCCGCATTAGCTGTAACTGGATCTGCACTACTTCCAGTAATCTGAACAGCTTTTCCTGTTTTTGCAGACACAATATAAGAATATTGATCATTTGGTGTATAACCATTTTCACCTGCAGCAAATGCAACACTTGGGAAACTCATTACTAATACGCTAACCGCTAACAGTGTTGAAAAAACTTTTTTAAACATTCCTCTATCCTTCCCCCTTCTATTATTTTGTAGTTTTTACATATAATGTAAATTACCCAATACAATGTTATATTTCTTTTTATGTTTATGTCAATAAAAAAAATCCTCTATTTACATACCTGAAACTACATTATTCCTTAATTCCTCGTAATTTTATCTGACACTTTATTACAATCAAAAAAGACGTTTTGCTTATTACACAAGCAAAAACGCCCTTTTGAGAATTTCTTATATAAATGCCTAATTCATTATGTTGACAACATCAAATTCCATTTCATTGGCTTTTTCTACAAAACTTTTACCACCTATATGAATAGAATAAACATGTTTTCTGTATTTTCTAAGAATTATTTTTCCTATAACTCTTAATGAAGCGTCAAAATTTCATAACCCACCTTCTTTTCCAGAGTCACTTATATCAAGCAACCCTTCTGGGTAAGGAGTCCAGATGCTTTGATTTATTAAATAGTCTTCTTCATATTTTATAACATATGATCTAATAAGATTTACAAGCACACTTAGATGTATCTTCTCTTCTCGGTATTTATCAAAAGTACTTAAAATAAACTCTTTTTCCTTTGAAGAAATCTCATCAGAAAAGTGCCCAAATATTTTCATTAAGGTGTTAATGTAACTTGTATACCTAGGTACTCTTCTAAAAGTCAATCCAAGATGTTCTCTATATTCATTCATTATTTCTTCTATATTTTTATTCTCATGATTTGCTAGAATTCTCCCCATAACTTTTTGTTCTTTTTGATTATATGCCATAAAAAGAAATTTATTATGAGAATGAAACTTAAGTAATTCCTCAATTGATTCACTTTCAATAACCCTACGAAACTCATACA is a window encoding:
- a CDS encoding fibronectin type III domain-containing protein; translated protein: MFKKVFSTLLAVSVLVMSFPSVAFAAGENGYTPNDQYSYIVSAKTGKAVQITGSSADPVTANADIQDKNGNNLAAKALFKMLKSNTNSNLVSFSSVGNQWNMLKSETVNGLNAITNSNPKKTTVDGWESFTLEQLSDGSFTMKDGNFHKFVSVNDEGKLVTTDSEAVTDAEKFFIVEPTCPPEEDQVATDIYIEHVATHNIVTVDGVAGNPIDVKTPMPSDRANVPENAIFKLGYGSFQNNATVNFKSNKNTLWTGSNNFVRQVGDMQIGGWESVQVVPQGDGTVAFKQTEGWKYITVSDGKMAPGTLTSAPTDNEKFIIHTTSTPKKVSKITMSKIEGNSVTLSWSALEGTIFSGYEIWRSEAQGGPYTKVGNETAQTTYTDTGLQFNTKYYYVVRTVNGQSPYAQSSEFSVTTLAGSRPSTPPSGLDIAKDGNNIKLTWNADPSVSKFEIYRAGGKFGNFEKIDETTEASYIDTNPNASKYENYYKITSVNEYGTSDYSNITSLETKMFGNNMIFYNAKYDNMNAIGQEVNAIHDNTTFQGQFIPNRYGLYFKPGNYNDAGLLNIGFYTQIAGLGKTPLDTKIQNLSTPACLPNNNATQTFWRTAENFTVSAEVNPDDKMPWAVSQAAPLRRMNVERTTQFDWNYGWASGGFVADSAFSKNVGSYTQQQWYSRNSDLTGGWYGVNWNGVFQGDTNAPKSNWDKNPGNPYTTIDKTPIVREKPFLYLGDDGEYKVFVPDLKKDSSGISWSKDNMGSGQSLDISKFYIAKEGVDTAETLNAALDSGKNLFFTPGIYELTEPLHVKNANTIILGTGLATLVPKNEKAAMLVDDQSGVIVAGLLFDAYYSSTNMLQVGQKGSDKDHSNNPISLSDLYFRIGGFKDVNVNVDTTVEINSNDVIGDHFWVWRADHGAGVAWDRNTARNGLVVNGNNATMYGMFVEHFNEYQTIWNGENGRLYFYQSETPYDPQSQEGWMSHDGTVKGYASYKVSNRVNNHLAVGLGVYDVFINTNGASIFMDNAIEVPNKENVTIQDACIVELGASDGPLVGVNSIVNGTGNATSTGKGGKGYAKENLLEYKNGIATLLDTKGETPVKYTKQGTEPTNSVEDWRFYIPTLVGKANALNKKDYTPESWSVLVKALNDIKALLNDNTATATTLGNAYNSLDKAIKDLQAKAPVDKSVLEKLYNDNKDKSQGKYTDSSWKEFQGALTNAKTVLDNEDAVQADVDAALKTLQDAITNLAEVPVVTVDRSALVKLYNDNNDKSQGKYTDSSWKAFQDALTSAKTVLDNKDAKQTDVDVALKALQDAIANLKEKTEDTAASDLPKTGSPIDASILLLIGAMATVGGVTLRRKKASQE